The following are encoded in a window of Lichenicola cladoniae genomic DNA:
- a CDS encoding bifunctional folylpolyglutamate synthase/dihydrofolate synthase: MLSPEFSGRSVLVLERLQRLYPALIDLSLGRLEALLGKLDHPERKLPPVIHVAGTNGKGSTCAHLRAIAEAAGLSVHATTSPHLVDVTERFRVAGRLVTEAHLVATLERIEHVNAGAPITVFEVLTACAFLLFSETPADLAIIEVGLGGRYDATNLLAGPAACAIASLSMDHEGFLGNTLAGIAREKAGIIKPGSPIVTGRHQPEALAEIVAEADRQQAPLLLRDRDWTIERTTNAAQPLRYQDRHGVVDLPLPGLDGPHQIDNAGLAIAALRASGLALPEHAFAGIAQATWPARMQRLTGRLATTLPPGWELWLDGGHNPGAGLALAATLDGWSDRPVHLLVGMKQSKDPAGFLAPLLTHAETVWAVSEPGQHLALPVEAIVASSGGVARPGPTVVQALSSLFETPRPPGRVLICGSLYLAGEVLKLDGWVPD; the protein is encoded by the coding sequence ATGCTGTCGCCCGAGTTCAGTGGCCGTAGCGTTCTCGTGCTGGAGCGGCTGCAGCGGCTTTATCCGGCACTGATCGACCTCAGCCTCGGCCGGCTGGAAGCGCTGCTCGGCAAGCTGGATCATCCGGAACGGAAGCTGCCACCGGTCATCCACGTTGCCGGCACCAACGGCAAGGGCAGCACCTGCGCGCATCTTCGCGCGATCGCCGAGGCGGCCGGGCTCAGCGTGCACGCAACCACCAGCCCGCATCTGGTCGACGTCACCGAGCGGTTCCGGGTCGCCGGCCGACTGGTGACCGAGGCGCATCTGGTGGCGACGCTCGAGCGCATCGAGCACGTCAATGCCGGTGCACCAATCACCGTGTTCGAGGTGCTGACCGCCTGCGCGTTCCTGCTGTTTTCCGAAACGCCGGCGGACCTGGCCATCATCGAGGTGGGGCTCGGCGGCCGTTACGACGCGACCAACCTGCTCGCAGGCCCCGCCGCCTGCGCCATCGCATCATTGTCGATGGACCATGAAGGGTTTCTCGGGAACACCCTGGCCGGTATCGCACGGGAGAAGGCCGGCATCATCAAGCCGGGATCGCCGATCGTAACCGGGCGGCACCAGCCGGAAGCGCTGGCCGAGATCGTCGCGGAAGCCGATCGGCAACAGGCGCCGCTCCTGCTGCGCGACCGCGACTGGACCATCGAGCGCACCACGAACGCCGCGCAGCCGCTCCGCTACCAGGACCGGCATGGGGTGGTGGACCTGCCATTGCCCGGCCTGGACGGCCCGCATCAGATCGACAATGCCGGGCTGGCGATCGCCGCGCTGCGCGCATCGGGACTGGCACTTCCGGAGCATGCCTTCGCCGGCATCGCGCAGGCGACGTGGCCGGCACGGATGCAGCGCCTGACCGGCCGATTGGCGACGACCCTGCCGCCAGGCTGGGAGCTCTGGCTCGATGGCGGCCATAATCCCGGCGCCGGCCTGGCACTCGCGGCAACGCTCGACGGCTGGTCGGACCGGCCGGTGCATCTGCTGGTCGGCATGAAGCAGAGCAAGGACCCGGCCGGCTTCCTCGCACCCCTGCTGACGCACGCCGAGACCGTCTGGGCGGTCTCGGAGCCGGGGCAGCATCTCGCTCTCCCGGTCGAGGCCATCGTCGCATCATCGGGCGGAGTGGCCCGGCCCGGCCCGACGGTGGTCCAGGCGCTCTCGAGCCTGTTCGAAACGCCCCGCCCGCCTGGCAGGGTGCTGATCTGCGGCAGCCTGTACCTGGCCGGCGAGGTGCTCAAGCTCGATGGCTGGGTGCCGGACTAG
- a CDS encoding quinone oxidoreductase family protein, which produces MTTAVRVHAYGGPDMLRVDNIPTPSPAAQEVLIRQEAIGVNFIDIYCRTGLYKLPSLPAVIGMEAAGVVEAIGSDVTLLKVGDRVAYPTQLGAYTNYRAIAADLVVQLPDEIDMRTAAAMMLRGLTVQALLRQVRVLDPGDTILVTAAAGGLGLLLCQWAAHLGATVIGVVSTEEKAELAHAHGAAHTIVGLADLPAKVKRITGGAMVPVVYDSIGKDGFLPSLDCLAPRGLLVSYGNASGEVTGVSLSQLAARGSLYVTRPKLMTFIARREHLVSASAELFEIVSSGAVKIMIGQSFPLADAADAHRALESRATTGSTILIPN; this is translated from the coding sequence ATGACCACCGCCGTCCGGGTGCATGCCTATGGCGGCCCCGACATGCTGCGCGTGGACAATATACCGACGCCGTCTCCGGCCGCCCAGGAAGTGCTGATCCGGCAGGAAGCGATCGGTGTGAACTTCATCGACATCTACTGCCGCACCGGTCTCTACAAGCTGCCGAGCCTGCCCGCGGTCATCGGCATGGAGGCCGCCGGCGTGGTGGAGGCGATCGGCAGCGATGTCACGCTGTTGAAGGTCGGAGATCGCGTCGCCTATCCGACCCAGCTCGGCGCCTATACGAATTATCGGGCCATTGCAGCCGATCTGGTGGTCCAACTCCCCGACGAGATCGACATGCGCACCGCGGCTGCGATGATGCTGCGTGGACTGACGGTGCAAGCGCTGCTGCGACAGGTCCGCGTGCTCGATCCGGGCGATACCATCCTGGTCACCGCGGCCGCCGGTGGACTAGGGCTGCTGCTGTGCCAGTGGGCGGCGCACCTGGGTGCCACGGTGATCGGCGTCGTCTCGACCGAGGAAAAAGCCGAGCTTGCCCATGCACATGGCGCGGCTCACACCATCGTCGGGCTCGCCGACCTGCCCGCCAAGGTGAAGCGGATCACCGGCGGAGCGATGGTGCCGGTCGTCTATGACAGCATCGGCAAGGACGGTTTCCTGCCCAGCCTCGACTGCCTGGCGCCACGTGGTCTGCTGGTCAGTTATGGCAACGCGTCGGGCGAGGTAACCGGTGTCTCACTGAGTCAGCTCGCGGCCCGTGGCAGCCTGTATGTGACACGCCCGAAGCTCATGACCTTCATCGCCCGGCGCGAGCATCTCGTCTCGGCATCGGCAGAGCTGTTCGAGATCGTCTCCAGTGGCGCGGTCAAGATCATGATAGGGCAGAGCTTCCCGCTCGCCGATGCCGCCGACGCGCATCGTGCCCTGGAGAGCCGGGCCACCACCGGCAGCACGATCCTCATCCCGAACTGA
- a CDS encoding magnesium transporter CorA family protein, giving the protein MFLAHPSGGPPIAVTSEAESDEAAWLDLLNPTEEERALAAAITGLRMPTRQDVEEIESSSRVYMEEQTFYLSTPLVRRIDDVSFTSPVGFVLSHDRLVSIRYTDFPVFETVSRRMSGHTSPHGSADTLVMLLEGFIDRIADLLELSARDLDQLSKGVFHSAEPSGQNVDRLLRDMLQKVGKEADLISSARDSLLGLQRIILYISENTERACPERLAGRLRLLGKDIGSLTDYAIQMSNKVQFLLDATLGFINIEQSNGIKILTVVSIVGIPPTLIASIYGMNFKNIPELNWSFGYEYALVLMGATIVLPLIWFWRKGWLGWR; this is encoded by the coding sequence ATGTTCCTTGCCCATCCTTCCGGTGGTCCGCCGATTGCCGTGACGTCCGAAGCGGAGAGCGACGAGGCAGCATGGCTCGACCTGCTGAACCCGACCGAGGAAGAGCGGGCGCTCGCGGCAGCGATCACCGGGCTCCGCATGCCGACCCGTCAGGACGTCGAGGAGATCGAGAGTTCCAGCCGCGTCTATATGGAAGAGCAGACCTTCTATCTCTCGACGCCGCTGGTCAGGCGGATCGACGACGTCTCGTTCACCTCACCGGTCGGCTTCGTGCTGAGCCACGATCGGCTGGTGTCGATCCGCTACACCGACTTCCCGGTGTTCGAGACCGTCAGCCGACGCATGTCCGGGCATACTTCGCCGCACGGCAGCGCCGACACACTGGTGATGCTGCTCGAAGGGTTCATCGACCGGATCGCCGACCTGCTCGAACTATCCGCGCGCGACCTGGACCAGCTCTCGAAGGGCGTCTTCCACTCGGCCGAGCCGAGCGGGCAGAATGTAGACCGCCTATTGCGGGACATGCTGCAGAAGGTCGGCAAGGAAGCGGACCTGATTTCCTCTGCGCGTGACAGCCTGCTCGGGCTGCAACGGATCATTCTCTACATCAGCGAGAACACAGAGCGCGCATGTCCGGAACGGCTGGCCGGCCGGCTGCGGCTGCTGGGCAAGGATATCGGCTCTCTGACCGACTATGCCATCCAGATGAGCAACAAGGTGCAGTTCCTGCTCGACGCCACGCTCGGCTTCATCAACATCGAGCAGAGCAACGGCATCAAGATCCTGACCGTGGTCAGCATCGTCGGCATTCCACCTACCCTGATCGCCAGCATCTACGGGATGAACTTCAAGAATATTCCGGAGCTGAACTGGAGCTTCGGCTACGAGTATGCGCTTGTCCTGATGGGGGCCACGATCGTGCTGCCGCTGATCTGGTTCTGGCGGAAGGGCTGGCTGGGCTGGCGATAG
- the trpB gene encoding tryptophan synthase subunit beta, whose protein sequence is MRRETLRPNTLRSGPDERGRFGIFGGRFVAETLMPLILELDQAYEAAKADPEFRRELDYYLKDYVGRPSPLWHARRLTAELGGARIYLKREELNHTGSHKLNNVMGQILLARRMGRTRIIAETGAGQHGVATATVCALFGMKCVVYMGATDCERQKPNVFRMRLLGAEVHAVTTGAGTLKDAMNDAMRDWVANVADTYYLIGTVAGPHPYPAMVRDFQCVIGDETRVQLHEVEGRLPDAVVASIGGGSNAMGIFHPFLDDASVRLIGVEAAGRGLDSGEQAASISRGRPGVLHGNRTYLLQDEHGQIQEAHSISAGLDYPGIGPEHSWLHDIGRAEYVAITDDEALAAFQLCTSTEGIIPALECAHALAHVAKIAPAMGKDEIIVMNLSGRGDKDIFTVAEHLGVSL, encoded by the coding sequence CTGCGCCGCGAAACCCTCCGCCCCAACACGCTGCGGTCCGGCCCGGACGAGCGTGGCCGGTTCGGCATCTTCGGCGGCAGGTTCGTAGCCGAAACGCTGATGCCGCTGATCCTGGAGCTGGACCAGGCCTACGAGGCGGCCAAGGCCGACCCGGAGTTCCGGCGCGAGCTCGACTACTACCTCAAGGATTACGTCGGCCGCCCGAGCCCGCTCTGGCATGCCCGCCGGCTGACCGCCGAGCTGGGCGGTGCGCGCATCTACCTGAAGCGCGAGGAGCTCAACCACACCGGCTCGCACAAGCTCAACAACGTCATGGGCCAGATCCTGCTGGCCCGCCGCATGGGCCGCACCCGCATCATCGCCGAGACCGGCGCCGGCCAGCACGGCGTCGCCACTGCGACCGTCTGCGCGCTGTTCGGGATGAAATGCGTCGTCTACATGGGCGCCACCGATTGCGAGCGACAGAAGCCGAACGTGTTCCGGATGCGCCTGCTCGGTGCCGAGGTGCATGCGGTGACGACCGGTGCCGGCACCCTCAAGGACGCGATGAACGACGCGATGCGCGACTGGGTCGCCAACGTTGCCGACACCTACTACCTGATCGGCACGGTCGCTGGCCCGCACCCGTATCCGGCGATGGTCCGTGATTTCCAGTGCGTCATCGGCGACGAGACCCGTGTTCAGCTGCATGAGGTCGAGGGCCGCCTTCCGGATGCGGTCGTGGCGTCGATCGGCGGCGGCTCCAACGCGATGGGGATTTTCCATCCGTTCCTGGACGATGCCTCGGTCAGGCTGATCGGCGTCGAGGCAGCCGGGCGCGGCCTCGACAGCGGCGAGCAGGCCGCCAGCATAAGCCGCGGCCGTCCGGGTGTGCTGCACGGCAACCGCACCTACCTGCTGCAGGACGAGCACGGCCAGATCCAGGAAGCACATTCGATCAGCGCCGGGCTGGATTATCCCGGCATCGGGCCGGAGCATTCGTGGCTGCACGATATCGGCCGGGCCGAATACGTAGCGATCACCGACGACGAGGCGCTCGCCGCGTTCCAGCTCTGCACCAGCACCGAGGGCATCATCCCGGCGCTCGAATGCGCGCATGCCCTGGCGCACGTGGCAAAGATCGCGCCGGCGATGGGCAAGGACGAGATCATCGTGATGAATCTCTCCGGTCGGGGCGACAAGGACATCTTCACCGTCGCCGAGCATCTGGGCGTAAGCCTGTGA
- a CDS encoding nucleoside hydrolase translates to MRKVIFDTDPGVDDAMALRFLTRRPELDLLGVTTVHGNADIDTVTRNALFLKDRFGFPAPVSQGSGVTLLNRQGSPAGHVHGSNGLGDIDIPDTIRSTVDLRRGHRFIIDLIRANPHEITIIAVGPLTNLARALDKDREIARLVQGVVVMGGAFGMHGHTGNVSPVAEANISNDPEAADVVFTAPWPVTIIGLDVTQQVVMDAAYLERLRRDGGEDGQFLWDLSRGYQAFHQRTRRLDGIFTHDSLAVAYAVAPELFTIRRGPVRVVCGGLASGQTIQKPKQSPFPVGAWDAHPEQSVAVDVDVAGVLALYAGTFIPAGPVQAHR, encoded by the coding sequence ATGCGCAAGGTGATCTTCGACACCGACCCGGGCGTCGACGACGCGATGGCCCTGCGCTTCCTGACCCGGCGTCCGGAACTCGACCTGCTGGGCGTCACCACGGTGCACGGCAACGCCGATATCGACACCGTCACCCGCAACGCGCTCTTCCTGAAGGACCGGTTCGGTTTTCCCGCGCCCGTGTCGCAAGGGTCGGGCGTCACCCTGCTCAATCGCCAGGGTAGTCCCGCCGGCCATGTGCATGGCTCGAACGGGCTCGGCGACATCGACATCCCCGATACGATCCGGTCCACGGTGGATCTGAGACGCGGTCATCGGTTCATCATCGACCTGATCCGTGCGAACCCGCACGAAATCACCATCATCGCGGTCGGCCCGCTGACCAATCTCGCCCGCGCCCTGGACAAGGACCGCGAGATCGCCCGGCTGGTGCAGGGCGTCGTGGTCATGGGCGGTGCGTTCGGCATGCACGGCCATACCGGCAACGTATCCCCGGTCGCCGAGGCCAACATCTCCAACGACCCCGAGGCCGCCGACGTCGTGTTCACCGCACCCTGGCCGGTGACCATCATCGGCCTCGACGTCACCCAGCAGGTGGTGATGGATGCGGCGTATCTCGAACGCCTGCGCCGGGACGGCGGCGAGGACGGGCAATTCCTGTGGGACCTCAGTCGCGGCTACCAGGCGTTCCACCAGCGCACCCGCCGCCTGGACGGCATCTTCACCCATGACAGCCTAGCGGTGGCCTATGCCGTCGCTCCGGAGTTGTTCACCATCAGGCGGGGCCCGGTCCGGGTGGTCTGCGGCGGGCTCGCCTCGGGACAGACGATCCAGAAGCCGAAGCAATCCCCGTTTCCGGTCGGCGCCTGGGACGCGCACCCCGAGCAATCGGTAGCGGTCGATGTCGATGTTGCCGGCGTGCTTGCGCTCTACGCCGGCACGTTCATCCCTGCCGGTCCTGTGCAGGCCCACCGGTAA
- the accD gene encoding acetyl-CoA carboxylase, carboxyltransferase subunit beta, whose product MSWLTTYVRPKIRNLLGKRDVPDNLWTQCESCNQMIFSKDLQKSLNVCPHCGHHMRALVNDRLAWTFDDGQFTRIELPKAPADPLGFRDQKKYTDRLKENRTKTHLDEALVVAHGTIVGNKAVVAVMAFEFMAGTMGAALGEGIVAAARLAVLQQAPLVIFTASGGARMQEGMISLMQMPRTTIAVQMVKEAGLPYIVVMTNPTTGGVTASFSMLGDIQIAEPNALIGFAGPRVIEQTVRETLPDGFQRSEYLLAHGMLDMVVQRSEMRTTLGRLLSLLGTRDTLVKAAAYAA is encoded by the coding sequence ATGAGCTGGCTGACCACTTACGTCCGGCCGAAGATACGCAACCTGCTCGGCAAGCGGGACGTGCCAGACAATCTCTGGACGCAGTGCGAATCCTGCAACCAGATGATCTTCAGCAAGGACCTGCAGAAGTCGCTGAACGTGTGCCCGCACTGCGGTCATCACATGCGCGCCCTGGTGAACGACCGGCTTGCCTGGACCTTCGATGACGGCCAGTTCACCCGCATCGAGCTGCCCAAGGCGCCGGCCGATCCTCTCGGCTTCCGCGACCAGAAGAAATACACCGATCGCCTCAAGGAAAACCGCACCAAGACGCATCTCGACGAGGCGCTGGTCGTGGCGCACGGCACCATCGTCGGTAACAAGGCCGTGGTCGCCGTCATGGCGTTCGAGTTCATGGCCGGCACGATGGGTGCGGCTCTAGGTGAAGGCATCGTCGCCGCCGCCCGGCTGGCCGTCCTGCAACAGGCGCCGCTGGTCATCTTCACCGCATCCGGTGGAGCCCGCATGCAGGAGGGCATGATCAGCCTGATGCAGATGCCGCGCACCACCATCGCCGTGCAGATGGTGAAGGAAGCGGGCCTGCCCTACATCGTCGTGATGACCAACCCGACCACCGGTGGCGTCACTGCGAGCTTCTCGATGCTGGGCGACATCCAGATCGCCGAGCCCAACGCCCTGATCGGTTTCGCGGGCCCCCGGGTGATCGAGCAGACGGTGCGCGAAACCCTTCCCGACGGCTTCCAGCGCTCCGAATACCTGCTGGCGCATGGCATGCTCGACATGGTCGTCCAGCGGTCCGAGATGCGCACGACGCTGGGCCGCCTGCTCTCCCTGCTCGGCACCAGGGATACGCTGGTCAAGGCTGCCGCCTACGCGGCCTAG
- a CDS encoding transcriptional repressor gives MQTKDDEGQPAGFSPATSGLLDRAGVICDQRGSRLTELRRQVLGLVLDSETPIGAYDLLDRLRAAHKGAAPPTVYRALDFLLDQGLVHKVERLSAFVGCVHPAGTGEPHHHGDGAVHHHAAQFLICTRCGRTIELENDDVAAALSTAAKTAGFMPHRSTVEVEGLCAACTSG, from the coding sequence ATGCAGACCAAGGACGACGAGGGGCAGCCGGCTGGTTTCAGCCCGGCCACGTCAGGATTGCTGGATCGGGCGGGGGTCATCTGCGACCAGCGTGGTTCCAGGCTGACCGAGTTGCGCCGCCAAGTGCTGGGGCTGGTGCTGGACAGCGAGACGCCGATCGGCGCGTACGACCTGCTCGACCGTCTGCGGGCCGCGCACAAAGGCGCCGCGCCACCGACCGTTTATCGCGCGCTGGATTTTCTGCTCGACCAGGGGCTCGTGCACAAGGTGGAGAGATTGTCGGCGTTCGTCGGTTGCGTGCATCCGGCGGGAACCGGGGAACCCCACCATCACGGCGATGGGGCCGTCCACCACCATGCAGCACAGTTCCTGATCTGCACTCGATGCGGGCGCACGATCGAACTCGAGAACGACGATGTCGCGGCGGCGCTGAGCACTGCGGCAAAGACCGCCGGTTTCATGCCGCACCGGTCTACCGTCGAAGTCGAAGGCCTGTGTGCAGCCTGTACGAGCGGTTGA
- the rho gene encoding transcription termination factor Rho produces MHLAELKAKTPSDLLSFAESLQIENASSLRKQDMMFAILKNLAENDQEIHGEGTLEILSDGFGYLRSPGASFLPGPDDIYVSPSQVRRFGLRTGDTVEGQIRAPKDGERYFALLKLNTINFEAPEAVKHRINFDNLTPLYPDRRLKMENENAPVTAKGQTRDFTPRVIDLVSPIGMGQRALIVAPPRTGKTVMLQSIATAISANHPEVFLIVLLIDERPEEVTDMQRTVKGEVVSSTFDEPATRHVQVTEMVLEKAKRLVEHKRDVVILLDSITRLARAYNTVVPSSGKVLTGGVDANALQRPKRFFGAARNIEEGGSLTIIATALIDTGSRMDEVIFEEFKGTGNSELILDRKLSDKRTFPAIDVTKSGTRKEELLVDKASLSKMWVLRRILQPMGTMDAMDFLLDKLKYSKTNQDFFDAMNT; encoded by the coding sequence ATGCACCTCGCCGAACTCAAGGCAAAAACTCCCTCGGATCTGCTCTCCTTCGCGGAGTCGCTGCAGATCGAGAACGCATCATCCTTGCGCAAGCAGGACATGATGTTCGCCATTCTCAAGAACCTGGCGGAAAACGACCAGGAAATTCATGGCGAAGGCACGCTGGAGATCCTCTCCGACGGCTTCGGCTACCTGCGCTCTCCGGGTGCCAGCTTCCTGCCGGGACCGGACGACATCTATGTGTCGCCGAGCCAGGTCAGGCGGTTCGGTCTCCGCACCGGTGACACGGTCGAGGGCCAGATCCGGGCGCCGAAGGACGGCGAGCGGTATTTCGCGCTGCTCAAGCTCAACACCATCAATTTCGAGGCTCCCGAGGCGGTCAAGCACCGCATCAACTTCGACAATCTGACGCCGCTCTATCCGGACCGTCGATTGAAGATGGAGAACGAGAACGCGCCGGTCACCGCCAAGGGCCAGACGCGCGATTTCACCCCACGGGTGATCGACCTCGTATCGCCGATCGGCATGGGCCAGCGGGCCCTGATCGTCGCACCGCCACGCACCGGCAAGACGGTCATGCTGCAGAGCATCGCCACCGCGATCTCGGCCAACCATCCGGAAGTCTTCCTCATCGTCCTGCTCATCGACGAGCGGCCCGAGGAAGTTACCGACATGCAGCGCACGGTGAAGGGCGAGGTTGTGTCCTCGACCTTCGACGAGCCGGCGACCCGCCACGTCCAGGTGACCGAGATGGTGCTCGAGAAGGCCAAGCGGCTGGTCGAGCACAAGCGCGACGTGGTGATCCTGCTGGACTCCATCACCAGGTTGGCCCGTGCCTACAACACCGTCGTGCCATCCTCCGGCAAGGTGCTGACCGGTGGTGTGGACGCCAACGCGTTGCAGCGTCCGAAGCGCTTCTTCGGTGCGGCTCGCAACATCGAGGAAGGCGGCTCGCTGACCATCATCGCGACCGCGCTGATCGATACCGGCTCGCGCATGGACGAGGTGATTTTCGAGGAGTTCAAGGGTACCGGCAACTCGGAGCTGATCCTCGACCGCAAGCTGTCCGACAAGCGCACCTTCCCGGCGATCGATGTCACCAAGAGCGGCACACGCAAGGAAGAGCTGCTGGTCGACAAGGCCTCGCTGTCCAAGATGTGGGTCCTGCGACGGATCCTGCAGCCGATGGGCACCATGGATGCGATGGACTTCCTGCTCGACAAGCTGAAATACAGCAAGACGAACCAGGACTTCTTCGACGCGATGAATACCTGA
- a CDS encoding methylated-DNA--[protein]-cysteine S-methyltransferase produces the protein MPQLSLHSPLGSLTLTQEDDALVALDMGWGRDQEETTLLREARDQLHAYFDGDLPRFALPLAPVMATPYRTRVWAALSAIPFGETRTYADLAKIAGGSARSIGQANSVNPLPILIPCHRVVAATHIGGFSMDGGLETKRFLLSLERRDRQQIGQAA, from the coding sequence TTGCCACAATTGTCACTGCATTCTCCGTTGGGGTCGCTGACCCTGACACAGGAAGACGATGCCCTCGTCGCACTCGATATGGGTTGGGGCCGCGACCAGGAAGAAACGACATTGCTCCGTGAGGCCCGGGATCAACTGCACGCCTATTTCGACGGTGACCTGCCCCGCTTCGCATTGCCACTGGCACCGGTCATGGCTACGCCGTATCGCACCCGTGTCTGGGCTGCACTGTCTGCCATCCCGTTCGGGGAAACCCGGACCTATGCAGACCTCGCGAAAATCGCCGGCGGGTCCGCGCGCTCGATCGGTCAGGCCAACAGCGTCAACCCATTGCCGATCCTGATCCCCTGCCATCGCGTCGTCGCAGCCACCCACATAGGCGGCTTTTCGATGGATGGGGGGCTCGAGACCAAACGCTTCCTGTTGTCCCTGGAACGCCGGGACAGGCAGCAGATCGGGCAGGCCGCATGA
- the trpA gene encoding tryptophan synthase subunit alpha has product MSRIAARFAALRQAGRGALIPYLEAGDPDLDTAAAILRGMPGAGADLIEIGVPFTDPMADGPTIQAASKRGLLAGATLGRTLSMVASFREHDVDTPIILMGYLNPIDSYGPARFCADAGRAGVDGLIVVDLPSEEADLLENHAAEHGLDIIRLVAPTTDEVRLPTVLQGSSGFIYYVSITGVTGTRTASEADLVLALPNLRKATDLPVAIGFGIRTPAQAAAAVRVADGAVVASALIETLAKSLDRHGQAGPDTVSLVLDQVRMLAEGVRTARVGAQVKEIVA; this is encoded by the coding sequence GTGAGCCGGATCGCCGCCCGGTTCGCCGCCCTCAGGCAGGCCGGTCGCGGCGCGCTGATCCCGTATCTCGAAGCAGGCGACCCTGACCTTGACACCGCGGCGGCTATCCTGCGCGGCATGCCGGGTGCCGGTGCCGACCTGATCGAGATCGGCGTTCCCTTTACCGATCCGATGGCGGATGGACCGACCATCCAGGCGGCGTCCAAGCGCGGATTGCTGGCCGGTGCGACGCTCGGCCGCACGCTGTCGATGGTGGCTAGCTTCCGCGAGCACGACGTCGACACGCCAATCATCCTCATGGGCTACCTGAACCCGATCGACAGCTACGGCCCTGCACGTTTTTGTGCCGATGCCGGGCGTGCAGGGGTCGACGGGCTGATCGTGGTGGACCTGCCGTCGGAAGAAGCCGACCTGCTGGAAAACCATGCCGCCGAGCATGGTCTCGACATCATCCGGCTGGTCGCCCCGACCACCGATGAAGTCCGGCTGCCCACCGTGCTCCAGGGCAGCTCCGGCTTCATCTATTACGTCAGCATCACCGGCGTGACCGGCACCCGTACCGCGTCCGAGGCCGATCTGGTCCTGGCCCTGCCGAACCTGCGCAAGGCGACCGACCTCCCGGTGGCGATCGGCTTCGGCATCCGCACTCCGGCCCAGGCGGCTGCGGCCGTCAGGGTGGCGGACGGTGCGGTGGTCGCCTCTGCCCTGATCGAGACGCTGGCGAAAAGCCTGGACCGGCACGGCCAGGCCGGTCCCGATACGGTAAGCCTGGTGCTCGACCAGGTCAGGATGCTGGCCGAGGGCGTCAGGACGGCACGCGTGGGCGCACAGGTTAAGGAAATCGTCGCATGA